The proteins below are encoded in one region of bacterium:
- the rho gene encoding transcription termination factor Rho has protein sequence MNILDLKAKTVTELNDLAKEVGVPSTSGLRKQELIFKILETQAGKDGMIYGGGVLEILPDGFGFLRATDYNYLPGPDDIYVSPSQIKRFGLATGDTVFGQIRPPKDSERYFALLKVETINYTAPEQAKDKVLFDNLVPLYPQEQLKLETTPDGLSTRVMDLLIPIGKGQRGLIVSPPRTGKTMLLQAIAKSIAINHPEVILIVLLIDERPEEVTDMLRSVKGEVISSTFDEPPSRHIQVAEIVLERAKRLVEYKKDVVILLDSITRLARAYNATIPPSGKVLSGGIDANALQTPKRFFGTARNIEEGGSITIIATSLIDTGSKMDDVIFEEFKGTGNMELHLDRRLVDKRIFPAIDIQRSGTRKEELLIGREDLTRVWHLRKLLSSLGVVECMELLLDKLRAKKTNREFLDSINLEALRAE, from the coding sequence ATGAATATACTTGATTTAAAAGCAAAGACAGTCACTGAACTGAACGATTTGGCCAAAGAAGTCGGAGTACCATCCACGAGCGGTCTTCGAAAGCAGGAGTTGATTTTCAAGATCCTGGAGACTCAGGCAGGGAAAGATGGAATGATCTATGGTGGAGGCGTGCTGGAGATCCTGCCCGATGGCTTCGGTTTTTTGCGCGCCACCGACTATAATTACCTGCCCGGCCCGGATGATATTTATGTTTCACCTTCCCAGATAAAGCGGTTTGGCCTGGCTACCGGAGACACAGTCTTCGGACAGATCCGGCCCCCGAAAGACAGCGAACGCTACTTCGCCCTGCTGAAGGTCGAGACAATCAACTATACCGCTCCTGAGCAGGCCAAGGATAAGGTTCTGTTTGACAATCTGGTTCCTCTCTATCCCCAGGAGCAGCTCAAACTGGAAACAACTCCGGACGGTCTGTCAACCAGGGTGATGGATCTTTTAATTCCTATCGGCAAAGGGCAAAGAGGTTTGATCGTTTCTCCGCCGCGCACCGGCAAGACCATGCTGCTGCAGGCAATTGCCAAAAGCATCGCCATCAACCATCCGGAGGTTATCCTGATTGTCCTTCTGATCGACGAGCGGCCGGAAGAGGTGACGGACATGCTGCGGTCGGTCAAGGGCGAGGTAATCAGCTCGACCTTCGATGAGCCTCCTTCCCGGCATATCCAGGTAGCGGAAATCGTCCTTGAGCGGGCTAAACGGCTGGTTGAATACAAGAAAGATGTGGTCATCCTGCTGGACAGCATCACCAGGCTGGCCAGGGCTTATAATGCCACCATTCCACCCAGTGGAAAAGTCCTGTCAGGCGGTATCGATGCCAATGCCCTGCAAACTCCGAAGCGTTTCTTCGGTACGGCCAGAAACATCGAAGAAGGAGGGAGCATCACCATTATCGCCACCTCCCTGATCGATACCGGCAGCAAGATGGATGATGTCATCTTCGAAGAGTTCAAGGGAACAGGTAACATGGAGCTGCATCTTGACCGGCGGCTGGTAGACAAACGTATCTTCCCGGCTATCGATATTCAGCGCTCAGGCACCAGGAAGGAAGAGCTGCTCATCGGCAGAGAGGACTTGACCAGGGTCTGGCACTTGAGAAAACTCCTCAGCTCCCTGGGAGTAGTGGAATGCATGGAATTGCTGCTCGATAAATTGAGAGCCAAGAAAACCAATCGCGAGTTTCTCGATTCGATCAATCTCGAAGCCCTTCGGGCTGAGTAG
- a CDS encoding helix-turn-helix domain-containing protein: MDEDKVLTTKQAAQYLQTSLTTIFKMIREGELKARKVGRGYRFLRSELEKFLRGDGEVPHR, encoded by the coding sequence ATGGATGAAGATAAAGTACTTACAACCAAACAGGCAGCCCAATACCTGCAAACCAGCTTAACCACGATATTTAAAATGATACGGGAAGGGGAATTGAAGGCCAGGAAAGTTGGCCGTGGTTACCGGTTTTTGAGGTCAGAATTGGAAAAATTTTTGCGAGGAGATGGAGAGGTACCTCACCGGTAG
- a CDS encoding ATP-binding protein, with product MNNKPDEKQDKEVNTYFASPERTDSAKLTREISLVSNNPVIDGLMKTVAGLLAVLDEHRQIVALNDTLLKMLGIDDPDKVLGLRPGEALGCIHAHDMPAGCGTGKYCSTCGAAIAIVASLANNRPEERKCVATIEKNDKKLDICLKVQSAPLTIGNQRFLLLFLQDITYPERWAALERAFFHDISNTISNVLWTSKLIDLRKVCEGSNLPEKLQKQISQLAREVEIQKILAHEDTHEYRLSIEEIPISRIVQEIRQTFENHPASAGKSLLFSEDVPALNLYTDVNLLLRVLNNMIINALEATDEGDAVKVWVEHQDNKAISFCVWNKKTIAEDIARRIFQRHFSTKEGAGRGTGTHIMKLLGEQFLGGTVDFTTSEPCGTTFRFTLYLQR from the coding sequence ATGAATAATAAACCAGATGAAAAACAGGACAAAGAGGTTAATACATATTTTGCCTCCCCGGAAAGGACTGATAGCGCCAAGTTAACCAGGGAAATTTCCCTGGTCAGCAACAACCCGGTCATTGATGGATTGATGAAGACTGTAGCCGGTCTTCTGGCCGTATTGGATGAGCATCGGCAAATCGTGGCCTTGAACGATACGCTCCTGAAAATGCTGGGGATCGATGATCCCGATAAGGTACTCGGATTGCGGCCTGGGGAAGCTCTAGGCTGTATCCATGCACATGACATGCCGGCAGGCTGCGGAACAGGCAAATATTGTTCAACCTGCGGGGCGGCTATTGCCATTGTTGCCAGTCTTGCGAACAACAGGCCCGAAGAAAGAAAATGTGTGGCCACGATTGAAAAAAATGATAAAAAACTGGATATATGCTTAAAAGTACAATCCGCTCCGCTGACCATAGGAAACCAGCGGTTTTTACTGCTGTTTCTCCAGGATATTACCTACCCCGAACGATGGGCAGCTTTAGAGCGCGCATTCTTCCATGACATCAGTAATACGATTAGCAATGTCCTCTGGACGAGTAAACTTATTGATCTCAGGAAGGTATGCGAAGGGAGTAACTTGCCGGAAAAACTGCAAAAACAAATATCTCAATTGGCCAGGGAAGTTGAAATCCAAAAAATTCTTGCTCACGAGGATACCCATGAATACAGACTTTCAATTGAGGAAATTCCGATCTCCCGGATTGTTCAGGAAATACGGCAAACGTTCGAGAATCATCCCGCATCCGCAGGAAAGTCGTTACTCTTTTCGGAAGACGTCCCGGCCCTGAATTTGTACACTGATGTCAACCTGCTTCTCAGAGTCCTGAACAACATGATCATAAACGCTCTTGAAGCGACGGATGAAGGTGATGCAGTTAAAGTATGGGTCGAACACCAGGATAATAAAGCCATTTCTTTCTGTGTCTGGAATAAAAAAACCATAGCCGAAGATATTGCCCGCAGAATCTTCCAGCGTCATTTCAGCACCAAAGAGGGCGCAGGAAGAGGAACAGGAACCCATATCATGAAATTATTGGGTGAGCAGTTCTTAGGCGGAACTGTTGATTTTACTACCTCCGAGCCGTGTGGTACCACATTCCGGTTCACCCTTTATCTCCAGCGTTAG
- the ligA gene encoding NAD-dependent DNA ligase LigA — protein MAEDSEPKDRAEAEAAIRKLAEEIRYHDYRYYVLDNPVISDAEYDQLMARLKSLEERFPELRNPDSPTQRVSGQVRTELGTVRHPVPMLSLKSAYREEDVRNFDKNCRQELGRERVEYVAEPKYDGLAIELIYRQGRLAIASTRGDGQTGEDVTANIKTIREVTPVLLHREGEILPHCLVVRGEVYMRKDEFRKLNRQREEAGESLFANPRNAAAGSLRQLDSGITARRPLHIFFYEVIQSEGHDFTTHWEVLNMLPRWGLKTDAAHVQLCQSLEEALTYHRQLEKVRNDLEYDLDGVVIKVNSLSGRERLGFRTHDPRWALAYKFAPRQMTSRVRAIRVQVGRTGVLTPVAELDPVHIGGVEVKSASLHNQSEIERKDIRLGDRVLVERAGDVIPYVVKPVKEERDGSEKVFQFPEHCPVCGSQVVMSEDKKAALCTGMTCPAQISKRIVHFASKGGMDIEGLGEKMAGHLVDRGLVRRLSSIYRLRREDILSMERMGEKSADNLLRAIEASKDRPLDRFLYALGIPLVGEHLARVLAGHFAGPDELIATPQEDLETIREIGPAVAHAITTFLANPDNRAVVEEMRQAGLALPNPLYRKKEAAPQPLSGLKFVLTGKLERWTRGQASLMIESLGGRVASSVSADTDYVVAGPGAGSKLDAARMRGIRIISEDELVRLIEDRGHL, from the coding sequence ATGGCTGAAGACAGTGAACCCAAAGACCGGGCGGAGGCCGAGGCCGCCATCAGGAAGCTGGCTGAGGAGATCCGCTATCACGATTATCGCTACTATGTTCTTGACAATCCGGTTATTTCGGATGCGGAGTATGACCAGCTCATGGCCAGGCTCAAGAGTCTCGAGGAGCGGTTTCCTGAGCTTCGAAATCCGGATTCGCCAACCCAGAGGGTCAGCGGCCAGGTGCGGACCGAGCTTGGCACGGTCAGGCATCCGGTTCCGATGCTCAGCCTGAAATCCGCTTACCGGGAAGAGGATGTCAGGAACTTCGATAAAAACTGCCGGCAGGAGCTTGGCCGGGAACGGGTCGAGTATGTGGCAGAGCCCAAATACGACGGTCTGGCAATTGAACTTATCTACCGGCAGGGCCGCCTGGCCATAGCCTCGACCAGGGGTGATGGTCAGACGGGTGAGGACGTGACCGCCAACATCAAAACCATCAGAGAGGTTACGCCGGTGCTGCTGCACCGGGAAGGGGAAATCCTGCCTCACTGTCTGGTTGTGCGGGGTGAGGTGTACATGCGAAAGGATGAATTCCGAAAACTGAACCGTCAGCGGGAAGAAGCGGGAGAGAGCCTGTTTGCCAATCCCCGGAATGCAGCCGCAGGGTCCCTTCGCCAGCTCGACTCCGGGATCACGGCCCGAAGGCCGCTGCACATCTTTTTCTATGAGGTGATTCAATCCGAGGGCCATGATTTTACCACTCACTGGGAGGTATTGAACATGCTCCCCCGCTGGGGGCTCAAGACCGACGCGGCTCATGTGCAGCTTTGCCAGAGTCTTGAGGAAGCCCTTACGTACCACCGGCAGCTTGAGAAGGTACGCAATGACCTCGAATATGACCTTGACGGTGTGGTCATCAAGGTCAATAGCCTTTCCGGCCGCGAGAGGCTTGGCTTTCGCACCCATGATCCGCGATGGGCCCTGGCCTATAAATTCGCCCCCCGCCAGATGACCAGCAGGGTCAGAGCGATCAGGGTCCAGGTTGGCCGCACCGGTGTACTCACCCCCGTGGCCGAGCTCGATCCGGTGCACATCGGCGGAGTGGAGGTCAAAAGCGCCTCACTCCATAACCAGAGTGAAATCGAGCGCAAAGATATCCGGCTGGGGGACCGCGTCCTGGTCGAGCGGGCCGGAGATGTCATCCCCTATGTGGTCAAGCCGGTCAAGGAGGAACGGGATGGGTCGGAGAAGGTGTTTCAGTTTCCGGAACACTGCCCGGTCTGCGGCTCTCAGGTGGTCATGAGCGAAGATAAAAAGGCGGCCCTGTGCACCGGCATGACCTGCCCGGCCCAGATCAGCAAGCGGATCGTTCACTTTGCCTCCAAGGGAGGCATGGATATCGAAGGGCTTGGCGAGAAAATGGCCGGACACCTTGTTGACCGCGGCCTGGTCAGGCGGCTGTCTTCCATCTATCGACTGCGGCGGGAGGACATTCTGAGCATGGAGAGAATGGGGGAAAAATCCGCCGATAACCTCCTTCGGGCCATCGAGGCCAGCAAGGATCGGCCCCTGGACCGCTTTCTCTATGCTCTTGGCATCCCTCTGGTCGGTGAGCACCTGGCCAGGGTTCTGGCCGGGCATTTTGCCGGGCCCGATGAGCTGATAGCGACGCCGCAGGAGGACCTGGAAACGATCCGGGAGATCGGCCCGGCGGTAGCTCACGCTATAACCACCTTCCTGGCTAACCCCGACAACCGGGCGGTAGTTGAGGAAATGCGCCAGGCTGGCCTGGCCCTGCCGAATCCTCTCTACCGAAAGAAAGAAGCTGCTCCGCAGCCGCTTTCCGGGCTTAAATTTGTTTTGACCGGCAAACTGGAGCGCTGGACCCGCGGGCAGGCCAGTCTGATGATCGAGTCACTGGGAGGCCGGGTGGCTTCCAGCGTGAGCGCGGATACCGACTATGTCGTGGCCGGACCGGGTGCCGGATCAAAGCTTGATGCGGCACGGATGCGCGGCATCCGCATCATAAGTGAGGATGAACTGGTCAGGCTGATCGAGGATCGGGGGCATCTGTAA
- a CDS encoding DUF721 domain-containing protein, translating to MNQGKPEQNENDLPAGSAESRVLPAGHDELHPKSEAVSVKPLPGNSPADAGDPAGDPVNVVSILNKLPCLNGKGIMEAVNTRIQRKSLARNWIKIVGQKLAEHTAPITLQNQKLIVVVDDPKWMTALKQTEGIFRKKVNEFLKSDQPLSIELRLGKISPLLSRHPSSPKAKPEPAPGLTAKQEERIESLLSPIKNNEKLKQTLKDILTRHCRHDQRFLEKDST from the coding sequence ATGAATCAAGGCAAACCAGAACAGAACGAGAATGACTTACCCGCCGGTTCCGCAGAATCCAGGGTTTTGCCCGCCGGGCATGATGAGCTGCACCCAAAATCCGAGGCCGTTTCCGTCAAGCCCCTTCCCGGCAACTCCCCTGCGGATGCCGGTGATCCTGCCGGTGACCCGGTTAATGTTGTCAGCATCTTAAATAAACTGCCATGTCTGAACGGCAAGGGGATCATGGAAGCCGTCAATACCCGGATTCAAAGGAAGTCTTTAGCCAGAAACTGGATAAAAATCGTTGGTCAAAAGCTGGCAGAGCATACTGCACCGATAACCCTGCAGAACCAGAAACTCATCGTGGTTGTCGATGATCCAAAGTGGATGACGGCCCTGAAACAGACTGAGGGAATATTCCGGAAGAAGGTAAATGAGTTTCTCAAGTCAGACCAGCCGCTCAGCATTGAACTGCGATTGGGGAAGATATCCCCCTTACTCTCTCGTCACCCCTCCTCACCGAAAGCAAAGCCGGAGCCTGCACCGGGGCTTACTGCCAAACAGGAGGAGCGAATCGAGAGCCTGCTCAGCCCCATTAAAAATAACGAAAAGCTCAAGCAGACGCTGAAAGACATTCTCACCAGACACTGTCGTCATGACCAGCGCTTCCTCGAAAAAGACTCGACATGA
- a CDS encoding Mut7-C RNAse domain-containing protein, whose amino-acid sequence MKENTAQFRVYEELNDFLPLCRRKVWFEHRFNGYPPIKDIIVSLGIPPAQVDLILINGESADFSHQVQDGDRISVFPVFESLDISTVSRLRPKPLRDLKFILDGGLGHIAEYLRRCGFDVVHQHDCSEEFIIRTAGSSSRIVLTRNKELLRKGKITRGYLIRGAKPGEQIQEIVLRFNLLPEGTVRTPYR is encoded by the coding sequence ATGAAGGAAAATACCGCTCAATTTCGCGTCTATGAAGAGCTTAACGATTTTTTGCCGCTCTGCAGAAGAAAGGTCTGGTTTGAACATCGTTTCAATGGATATCCCCCGATAAAGGATATCATTGTATCCCTTGGCATACCACCCGCCCAGGTGGATCTGATTCTGATCAATGGCGAATCGGCCGATTTTTCCCATCAGGTTCAGGACGGCGACCGGATTTCCGTCTTTCCTGTTTTTGAGTCTCTTGATATCTCGACCGTGAGCCGACTGCGGCCAAAGCCGTTGCGAGATCTCAAGTTTATCCTGGACGGCGGGCTCGGACACATAGCCGAGTACCTGAGAAGGTGTGGCTTTGATGTAGTGCATCAGCATGACTGTAGCGAGGAATTCATTATCAGGACCGCCGGGAGCAGCAGCCGTATTGTCCTGACCAGAAACAAAGAACTTCTTCGGAAGGGAAAAATCACCCGTGGCTATCTGATCAGAGGAGCAAAGCCGGGCGAACAGATACAAGAGATTGTGCTTCGCTTTAACCTGTTACCGGAAGGGACCGTAAGAACTCCCTACCGGTGA
- a CDS encoding response regulator, which produces MKILLVDDNPENLELLESVLRHYGYEVRTASDGFQAFDKALQDKFDIIISDILMPRMDGFRLCRQVKTSEKLRDIPFVFYTATYTSPEDEKFALGQGADEFILKPKDPDTFIEILRKVIKNHEAGILRKPTLAPEEENGYFKHYSERLIKKLDDKLRELESAHKALAAEKENLAVILRSKERLAQTLHFMADAVITINHEGRITLMNAMAETLTGWSQAEASGKSLTEVFHLVDENLLKRLDRTDQVIDLEKNTVLIARDGTRRLLAGNIASISNREGEISGAVIVFYDITEKQQREEELQKMSNLESIGLLAGGLAHEFNNILTVLLGNLSLAQMLTDSADERFQLLKEAKQASVRAKSLTRQLLTFSKGGTPVKRTVPLSGMLQDTARFALQGSQTGCTFSLPENLWPVEIDEGQIGQAINNIILNADQAMPDGGTIEVRARNITAATERIIHGTIVPAGKYVEIAIQDQGVGIPKEHLSRVFDPYFTTKQTGSGLGLTAAYYIVRKHGGYLGVESRPGESTTFYIYLPASIEKAPAPAAGEEKAKGKLQPGRGRILVMDDEEMIRKSLSSMLKRLGYKVELARDGAETLAIYKKALESGHPFDLVIVDLIIPSGLGGKETMKRLVEIDPGVKAIVSSGYSNDPIMADFQQYGFIGCIAKPYDLETLSRVIYELTQRNGKAE; this is translated from the coding sequence ATGAAAATCCTCCTCGTTGATGACAACCCTGAAAATCTTGAGCTGCTGGAAAGCGTGCTGCGCCATTACGGCTATGAGGTGAGAACTGCATCCGACGGATTCCAGGCATTTGACAAGGCATTGCAGGACAAATTCGATATCATTATCAGTGATATTCTGATGCCCCGGATGGATGGGTTCCGTCTTTGCCGACAGGTGAAGACCAGCGAAAAGCTGAGGGATATTCCCTTTGTTTTTTATACAGCCACCTATACCAGCCCCGAGGATGAAAAATTCGCCCTCGGCCAGGGAGCCGATGAATTCATTCTCAAGCCGAAAGACCCCGATACGTTTATTGAAATTCTGCGGAAAGTTATAAAAAATCATGAGGCAGGGATACTCAGAAAGCCGACTCTTGCGCCCGAAGAGGAAAACGGTTATTTCAAGCATTACAGCGAGCGGCTGATTAAAAAACTTGATGACAAGCTGCGGGAACTGGAGTCTGCGCATAAGGCACTGGCTGCCGAGAAAGAGAACCTTGCCGTGATCCTTCGCAGCAAGGAGCGTCTGGCCCAGACCCTGCACTTTATGGCTGACGCGGTGATTACCATAAACCATGAGGGCAGGATCACCCTGATGAATGCCATGGCCGAGACCCTGACCGGATGGTCGCAGGCAGAAGCTTCGGGCAAATCCCTGACAGAGGTCTTTCACCTCGTCGATGAAAACCTCCTGAAAAGGCTTGACAGGACCGATCAGGTCATTGATCTGGAAAAAAATACGGTTCTGATAGCCCGGGATGGGACCAGACGGCTGCTTGCCGGTAATATCGCCTCCATCAGCAACAGAGAGGGGGAAATATCCGGTGCGGTTATTGTCTTTTACGACATTACTGAAAAACAGCAAAGGGAGGAAGAGCTGCAAAAGATGAGCAACCTCGAGTCAATAGGCCTTCTGGCCGGTGGTCTTGCTCACGAGTTCAATAACATTTTGACCGTTCTTCTGGGAAATTTGAGCCTTGCTCAGATGCTGACCGATTCGGCAGATGAAAGGTTCCAGCTCCTGAAAGAGGCAAAACAAGCCTCCGTGCGGGCCAAATCCCTGACCCGGCAGTTGCTCACCTTTTCCAAGGGCGGCACCCCCGTAAAGCGCACCGTCCCTCTGTCAGGCATGCTTCAGGATACGGCCAGGTTTGCCTTGCAGGGTTCTCAGACCGGCTGCACATTCTCGCTTCCCGAAAACCTGTGGCCGGTCGAGATTGACGAAGGGCAGATTGGGCAGGCCATCAATAACATTATCCTCAATGCTGACCAGGCCATGCCTGATGGTGGAACCATTGAGGTGCGGGCTCGAAATATAACTGCTGCCACGGAGCGGATCATCCACGGCACGATAGTGCCTGCGGGTAAATATGTGGAAATTGCTATCCAGGACCAGGGGGTCGGCATACCGAAAGAGCATCTTTCCAGGGTCTTCGACCCCTATTTCACTACCAAGCAGACCGGAAGCGGCCTTGGACTGACCGCCGCATATTATATCGTCAGAAAGCATGGCGGATACCTTGGAGTCGAATCCAGGCCGGGAGAGAGCACAACTTTCTATATCTATCTGCCTGCCTCGATCGAGAAAGCTCCGGCTCCCGCTGCCGGAGAAGAAAAGGCCAAAGGGAAGCTTCAGCCTGGCCGGGGGAGAATCCTGGTCATGGATGACGAGGAAATGATCAGAAAGAGCCTCAGCTCCATGCTGAAAAGGCTGGGCTACAAGGTCGAACTGGCCAGAGATGGTGCTGAAACCCTGGCCATCTATAAAAAAGCTCTTGAATCAGGCCATCCTTTTGATTTGGTGATCGTCGATTTGATTATCCCCAGCGGCCTGGGCGGCAAGGAAACCATGAAACGGCTGGTCGAGATCGATCCCGGCGTGAAAGCGATTGTTTCCAGTGGTTATTCAAATGATCCGATCATGGCCGATTTCCAGCAATACGGCTTTATTGGCTGCATCGCCAAACCCTATGACCTCGAAACCCTGAGCAGGGTCATCTATGAACTGACTCAGAGGAATGGAAAAGCAGAATAA
- the polX gene encoding DNA polymerase/3'-5' exonuclease PolX: protein MPVHNSDIAAVFIRVADLLEIEGANVFRVRAYRNAARTIASLPFSLADILAEHEELPKLPGIGKDLAGKIAEIVRTGTLSQLREIESRIPPALSQLMKIPSLGPKRVQAIHEELHVSTLDELETAAREGKIRALFGFGQKTEEKILEEILQKKEKKERIKLAVAEEVASSIVNYLRKAAGVQEVVVAGSYRRRKEVVADLDILAVARKDSPVMQRFIEYEDVASVVARGETKSTILLRSGLQVDLRVVPEESCGAALHYFTGSQAHNIAIRKLGVKAGLKINEYGVFRGEDRIGGREEKDVFQSVGLPFIEPELREDGGEIEAALHNRLPRLITLADIRGDLHTHTTATDGRFSLEEMVEAARNKGYQYVAITDHSRHVGVAHGLDVRRMLQHIEAIDLLNQRLEGSILVLRGVELDILEDGSLDLPDEVLKMLDLTVCSVHYNFNLPIEKQTERIIRAMDNPYFTILAHPTGRLINERKPYEVDMERLIEAARQRGCFMELNAYPDRLDLNDIHCKMAKEMGVKVAISTDAHSLTDLDYMRFGINQARRGWLEPDDVLNTRSWPELKRMLKR from the coding sequence ATGCCTGTTCACAACTCGGACATTGCCGCAGTTTTCATCAGAGTGGCGGATTTATTGGAAATTGAGGGGGCCAATGTGTTCCGGGTCCGGGCTTACCGGAATGCAGCCCGCACCATAGCCAGCCTTCCCTTCAGTTTGGCCGATATCCTGGCCGAGCATGAAGAGCTGCCCAAACTGCCGGGGATCGGCAAAGACCTGGCCGGAAAAATTGCCGAGATTGTCAGAACGGGAACCCTCTCCCAACTGCGGGAGATCGAAAGCCGCATCCCTCCGGCCTTAAGCCAGCTCATGAAAATACCCTCCCTGGGGCCGAAGCGGGTCCAGGCCATCCATGAGGAACTGCACGTCAGCACCCTCGACGAATTGGAAACGGCAGCCAGAGAGGGCAAAATCCGCGCACTGTTCGGTTTTGGCCAGAAAACCGAGGAGAAGATTCTCGAAGAGATCCTCCAGAAGAAAGAGAAAAAGGAGCGGATCAAGCTGGCAGTGGCGGAAGAGGTGGCCAGCTCGATAGTTAATTATCTGCGCAAGGCCGCCGGGGTGCAGGAAGTGGTGGTAGCCGGAAGCTATCGACGGCGCAAGGAAGTAGTGGCTGATCTTGATATTCTGGCCGTGGCCCGGAAGGATTCTCCCGTCATGCAGCGGTTCATCGAGTATGAGGATGTGGCCAGCGTGGTGGCCAGGGGAGAAACCAAGTCCACGATCCTGCTCCGCTCAGGGCTTCAGGTGGACCTTCGGGTAGTGCCCGAAGAGAGCTGCGGGGCTGCCCTGCACTACTTTACCGGCTCGCAGGCCCATAATATTGCCATTCGCAAACTTGGCGTCAAGGCAGGACTGAAAATCAACGAATACGGGGTCTTCCGGGGCGAGGACCGCATCGGCGGCAGAGAGGAGAAGGATGTTTTCCAGTCAGTCGGCCTTCCCTTCATTGAGCCGGAGCTGCGGGAGGACGGGGGAGAGATCGAAGCCGCTCTGCACAACAGACTTCCCCGGCTGATCACCCTGGCCGATATCCGGGGAGACCTGCATACCCACACCACAGCCACCGATGGCCGCTTCAGCCTGGAGGAGATGGTGGAGGCGGCCAGGAACAAGGGCTATCAGTACGTGGCCATAACCGACCACTCCCGGCACGTCGGCGTGGCTCATGGCCTCGATGTCAGGAGAATGCTTCAGCACATTGAAGCCATTGACCTCCTGAATCAGCGGCTCGAAGGCTCGATCCTGGTGCTCAGGGGAGTCGAGCTCGACATTCTGGAGGACGGCTCCCTGGACCTTCCGGATGAAGTCCTGAAGATGCTTGATCTTACCGTCTGCTCGGTGCATTATAATTTCAATCTGCCCATCGAGAAGCAGACCGAGCGGATAATCCGGGCCATGGATAACCCCTATTTCACTATCCTGGCCCATCCGACCGGCAGGCTCATCAATGAGCGAAAGCCCTATGAGGTCGATATGGAGCGCCTGATCGAGGCAGCCAGGCAAAGGGGATGCTTTATGGAGCTGAACGCTTATCCGGACCGGCTGGACTTGAACGACATCCACTGCAAAATGGCCAAAGAGATGGGAGTAAAAGTGGCCATCTCGACCGATGCCCACAGCCTGACCGATCTCGACTACATGCGCTTTGGCATCAATCAGGCCCGCCGGGGCTGGCTTGAGCCGGACGATGTCCTGAATACCCGCAGTTGGCCGGAACTGAAAAGGATGCTGAAAAGATAA